A genomic window from Fusarium verticillioides 7600 chromosome 5, whole genome shotgun sequence includes:
- a CDS encoding cytochrome P450 oxidoreductase, with translation MLSVNLSIVKATIFSLQSHFVGSFFLLLALSYVYDRYRPGLSCIPGPPLAKWTKLWRLYDVYNGQSHQTAIRLHKKHGPLVRIAPNIISVGDPAAIKTIYGLTGAFTKSAFYPIQSISWNKKPQMNLFSTRDTVYHREQKKKVAHAYSLTSLLGSEEAMDSCTELFTSRLDEWATTDKPIDLGAWLQYYAFDVVGEVTFAQKLGFLETSADVDGMMETIEGILFYAALCGQVPEMHPFLLGNPLFPYLIPAMESWNAVLTFTLKAINSRTTIQRDGELELNGDGGRDFLSKWAAVKKRDPLKMSTRDVITHLSTNVFAGSDTTAIALRAIVYFLIKHPEKMRMVVEEIDTADKSGKLSDPISYKESTGHLPYMGAVIKEAMRLHPSVGLLMERHVPPQGAEICGQFIPGGTVVGINPWVLHSDPSVYKDPKSFIPERWLTADAGLLSKMEHSFLTFGAGSRTCIGKYISLMEMHKVVPQLLRRYTIKLEDPKAEWRTSNRWFVQQHGLICTLKKRT, from the exons ATGCTCAGCGTCAATCTTTCTATCGTGAAAgcaaccatcttctccctTCAATCTCATTTTGTAGGGTCGTTCTTCTTACTCTTGGCTCTAAGCTATGTTTATGATAGATATCGGCCTGGTCTGTCTTGTATTCCCGGTCCGCCTCTCGCAAAGTGGACAAAACTTTGGAGACTCTACGATGTTTACAACggtcaatctcatcagaCGGCTATAAGACTACACAAAAAGCACGGCCCGCTTGTTCGAATTGCACCCAACATTATATCTGTTGGTGATCCTGCAGCCATCAAAACCATCTACGGATTGACTGGCGCATTCACCAAG TCAGCATTCTACCCTATTCAGAGTATTTCTTGGAACAAGAAACCGCAAATGAACCTCTTTTCAACACGGGACACTGTTTATCACCGTgaacagaagaaaaaggtcGCGCATGCTTACAGCTTGACCAGCCTTCTCGGATCCGAAGAGGCAATGGACTCCTGTACTGAACTCTTCACTTCACGCCTCGACGAATGGGCCACGACAGATAAGCCCATTGATCTAGGCGCGTGGCTTCAGTATTACGCTTTCGACGTCGTTGGTGAAGTAACCTTCGCACAGAAACTAGGGTTTTTGGAGACTAGCGCAGATGTTGACGGCATGATGGAGACCATTGAGGGTATCCTCTTCTACGCAGCTTTGTGTGGGCAGGTGCCTGAGATGCACCCATTTCTGCTGGGTAACCCCTTGTTTCCGTATTTGATTCCAGCCATGGAGTCATGGAATGCCGTGTTGACCTTCACCCTAAAGGCCATCAATTCTCGGACAACTATCCAGCGGGACGGCGAACTGGAGCTTAATGGTGACGGAGGCAGGGACTTCCTCTCAAAGTGGGCTGCAGTCAAGAAAAGGGATCCGCTCAAGATGAGTACCCGAGATGTTATTACACATCTCTCAACCAACGTATTTGCCGGCTCAGATACTACCGCCATCGCTCTCAGAGCAATTGTTTACTTCCTCATCAAACATCCAGAAAAAATGAGAATGGTTGTAGAAGAGATCGACACAGCTGATAAAAGCGGAAAGCTCAGCGACCCTATCTCATACAAGGAATCCACTGGTCATCTGCCATACATGGGAGCTGTGATCAAAGAAGCGATGCGGCTACATCCCTCTGTCGGGCTCCTCATGGAGCGGCATGTCCCGCCCCAGGGCGCAGAGATATGCGGGCAGTTCATTCCCGGAGGCACAGTCGTCGGCATCAACCCATGGGTTCTTCACTCGGACCCCAGCGTGTACAAGGATCCTAAATCCTTCATTCCTGAGCGCTGGTTAACTGCAGACGCGGGGTTGCTCTCCAAGATGGAACATAGTTTTTTGACTTTCGGCGCAGGCTCGCGAACTTGTATTGGAAAGTATATTAGCCTGATGGAAATGCACAAGGTAGTGCCGCAGTTACTTAGGAGGTATACTATCAAGTTGGAGGATCCCAAGGCTGAGTGGCGAACATCGAACCGTTGGTTCGTACAGCAACATGGGCTTATTTGCACCCTGAAGAAAAGAACATGA